One genomic region from Natrinema caseinilyticum encodes:
- a CDS encoding DEAD/DEAH box helicase family protein: MTALEPPDWIEPRGYQRTAIQRWVDASGKGILNMATGTGKTITALLSATHVVNSLDTGLFLVIAVPYQHLVDQWTEELEAFGVSPVLAYQSRANWQPRLERELLEFNHGSRSMCVVVTTHRTLSMEPTQRTLQRATGPMMIIGDEVHHLGAEQMRKGLSQEFGFRLGLSATPERWYDESGTLALRQYFGETVFEYGLSQAIDAGALCEYYYVPHIVELAAEEIEEYRRLTAKIGRLAASSSDDVALEDNPALQQTLFKRARLIGTAQRKLDVLVDLLDQESEVSHTLVYCSDGSTGVEPGTGERHVDATTDRLRTMRGLTVERFTARESQSEREQLLERFDVGEIDVLTSIRCLDEGVDVPATRSAYILASTSNPRQYVQRRGRILRTHPGKEFAVIHDFITVPSVNGRPAFLSGSEYEAERRLLKKELERVSTFADAARNHPDADVDGVPTTDGSLQQLKRQYDLLGA; the protein is encoded by the coding sequence ATGACAGCGCTCGAACCGCCGGATTGGATCGAACCGCGAGGGTATCAGCGGACAGCCATCCAGCGGTGGGTCGATGCCAGCGGTAAGGGGATTCTCAACATGGCGACCGGAACCGGAAAAACGATTACCGCGTTACTCTCTGCCACTCACGTCGTTAATTCGCTGGATACGGGACTCTTCCTAGTCATCGCAGTTCCATACCAACACCTTGTGGATCAGTGGACCGAAGAGTTGGAGGCGTTCGGTGTCAGTCCAGTGTTGGCCTACCAGTCGCGTGCAAACTGGCAGCCCCGTCTCGAGCGCGAACTCCTCGAATTCAACCATGGCTCCCGGTCTATGTGTGTCGTTGTCACCACGCACCGGACGCTCTCAATGGAACCGACGCAGCGAACGCTTCAGCGGGCAACTGGACCGATGATGATCATCGGCGACGAAGTGCACCACCTCGGCGCCGAACAGATGCGAAAGGGACTCTCACAGGAGTTCGGCTTTAGATTAGGGCTGTCGGCAACGCCAGAACGGTGGTACGACGAATCTGGGACCCTGGCGCTCAGACAGTATTTCGGTGAGACGGTGTTCGAGTACGGGCTCTCACAAGCAATCGACGCCGGCGCACTGTGTGAGTACTACTACGTCCCCCACATTGTCGAACTCGCTGCAGAAGAGATCGAAGAATATCGGCGACTGACGGCGAAAATCGGCCGTCTAGCGGCGTCAAGTTCTGACGATGTCGCACTCGAAGACAACCCGGCGCTCCAGCAGACGTTATTCAAACGTGCGCGATTAATAGGGACGGCGCAACGGAAACTCGATGTCCTCGTCGATCTCCTCGATCAGGAGTCGGAGGTGAGCCATACGCTCGTCTACTGTAGCGACGGTTCGACCGGTGTCGAACCGGGTACAGGCGAACGACACGTTGACGCGACGACCGACCGACTCAGAACGATGCGCGGTCTTACTGTCGAGCGATTCACTGCACGAGAGTCACAGTCCGAACGAGAGCAACTGCTCGAACGTTTCGATGTCGGTGAAATTGACGTACTCACCTCGATTCGCTGTCTCGACGAAGGCGTCGACGTGCCAGCAACGAGAAGCGCATACATCCTGGCGAGTACGAGTAACCCACGTCAGTACGTCCAGCGCCGCGGTCGGATTCTCCGTACACACCCTGGGAAAGAGTTCGCCGTCATTCACGATTTCATCACCGTCCCAAGCGTTAACGGCCGGCCAGCGTTTCTCTCGGGGAGCGAATACGAGGCAGAGCGTCGATTGCTCAAAAAAGAACTCGAGCGCGTCTCGACGTTCGCAGACGCTGCTCGCAATCATCCCGACGCGGATGTCGATGGCGTGCCGACAACTGACGGATCACTACAACAGCTCAAGCGACAGTACGATCTTCTCGGGGCGTAG
- a CDS encoding AAA family ATPase gives MKLRRLSLQNFRQFRDEEIEFARSETNNVTVIHGSNGSGKTTLLNAFTWLLYEDVDFDTRPDRLASEGAMAGASPGDKVSVSVTLEFTHDGAEYTATRTAIYEKQSPTDFDGTLEDVTLAVEYDDGSGPTQLNNPGNVLSQIIPERLSELFFFDGEDIDELAGIDNQDRIQEAIQNIMGLTILERATRHLDTVAGRFESQVQESASEELRELIDEKQSIASDIKELERKKEDKERAIDRVRTEISDIEQKLERLDESAQLQENRREYREQKEKLEADVEEINSQIKATITEHGFIPLAMPLIRETADEIDQLREEGVIPSELSDDFLDSLLEAERCICGRDLEPDTGPYSQVSSLRGEVASDGVEQGSLRIVGHLRQFSDGHAAFFDEVDALIERRQEKHEEIDELVELIDEISTELQGLEGTTPEGESISDLEAERERKEEEKDQLIGDKGGIDEKISTREEEIEQLEDAISDQRDEREETRLAQRRQQAAEQVKAEISSTFETLKDRVRNWSNQVVNETFGEIASKDLEAEITDDFELKIWQSVHDDRVEVDKSTGERQIASLAFVGSLVKIARKRYEDDSSTEYFTGGIYPLVMDSPFGALDKDHRREVSRILPELATQVVVFATDSQWEGPVEEEMRDIAGKQYWLDFDEGDGGDSSPQTQIKADQIVTAGD, from the coding sequence ATGAAACTTCGCCGACTCTCACTCCAGAACTTCAGACAGTTCCGCGACGAGGAGATTGAATTCGCGCGCAGCGAGACGAACAACGTAACCGTAATCCATGGATCGAACGGATCCGGTAAGACCACCCTGCTGAACGCGTTCACCTGGCTACTGTACGAGGACGTCGACTTCGACACACGGCCCGATCGGTTAGCGAGTGAGGGCGCGATGGCCGGCGCAAGTCCGGGCGACAAGGTGTCGGTTTCGGTCACGCTAGAGTTTACCCACGACGGGGCTGAATACACGGCGACTCGGACGGCCATATACGAGAAACAGTCGCCGACGGATTTCGACGGGACGCTAGAAGACGTGACTCTCGCCGTCGAATACGACGATGGCAGCGGACCGACGCAACTGAACAATCCGGGGAACGTCCTTAGTCAGATCATTCCGGAACGGCTAAGCGAGCTGTTCTTCTTCGACGGAGAGGATATCGACGAGTTGGCCGGCATCGACAATCAGGACCGCATTCAGGAGGCGATTCAGAACATCATGGGACTGACCATCCTTGAACGGGCGACGCGACATCTGGATACGGTCGCCGGTCGGTTCGAGTCACAGGTCCAAGAGAGTGCCAGTGAGGAACTCCGGGAGCTGATCGATGAGAAGCAATCGATTGCATCGGACATCAAAGAGCTCGAACGGAAGAAAGAGGACAAAGAACGTGCGATCGATCGCGTTCGAACGGAAATCTCCGACATCGAGCAGAAGCTCGAGCGACTCGACGAGAGCGCTCAACTTCAGGAGAACCGGCGCGAGTACCGTGAGCAGAAGGAAAAACTGGAAGCCGATGTCGAAGAGATCAACAGTCAGATAAAGGCTACCATTACGGAACACGGGTTCATCCCGCTCGCGATGCCATTGATACGGGAAACGGCCGACGAAATCGATCAGCTCAGAGAGGAAGGAGTCATCCCGTCGGAGCTGAGCGACGACTTCCTCGACTCGCTGCTCGAGGCTGAGCGTTGTATCTGTGGTCGCGACCTGGAGCCAGACACGGGACCGTACAGTCAGGTATCCTCGCTCCGCGGCGAGGTTGCCTCGGACGGAGTCGAACAGGGGTCTTTGCGTATCGTCGGTCACCTCCGCCAGTTCTCTGACGGCCACGCTGCCTTCTTCGATGAAGTCGATGCGCTGATCGAGCGTCGGCAGGAAAAACACGAGGAAATCGACGAATTAGTAGAGTTGATCGACGAGATCAGTACGGAACTCCAGGGTCTCGAGGGGACTACCCCCGAAGGAGAATCAATTAGCGACCTCGAAGCCGAGCGCGAGCGGAAAGAAGAAGAGAAAGATCAGCTGATCGGTGACAAGGGGGGAATCGACGAGAAGATTTCGACCCGTGAAGAGGAAATCGAGCAGTTGGAAGACGCAATCTCCGACCAGCGAGACGAGCGCGAAGAGACACGTCTCGCACAGCGTCGCCAGCAAGCGGCCGAACAGGTCAAGGCAGAAATTTCCAGCACGTTCGAGACCCTCAAGGACCGTGTCCGGAATTGGTCGAATCAGGTGGTGAATGAGACCTTCGGTGAAATCGCAAGTAAGGACCTCGAAGCGGAGATTACGGACGACTTCGAACTCAAAATTTGGCAATCAGTCCACGACGATCGCGTCGAAGTGGATAAGTCGACCGGCGAGCGGCAGATAGCCAGCCTCGCATTCGTCGGGAGCCTCGTCAAAATCGCCAGAAAACGGTACGAGGACGATTCCAGCACGGAGTATTTCACCGGCGGTATCTATCCGCTTGTGATGGACTCGCCGTTCGGTGCGCTCGATAAAGACCACCGACGTGAAGTGAGCCGAATCCTTCCGGAACTGGCGACCCAGGTCGTAGTCTTCGCGACCGACTCCCAGTGGGAGGGACCCGTCGAAGAGGAGATGCGTGACATCGCCGGCAAACAGTATTGGCTTGACTTCGACGAGGGAGATGGGGGAGATAGTTCTCCACAGACGCAAATTAAAGCAGACCAAATTGTAACTGCAGGTGATTAA